The proteins below come from a single Salvelinus alpinus chromosome 18, SLU_Salpinus.1, whole genome shotgun sequence genomic window:
- the LOC139543833 gene encoding splicing regulator ARVCF-like translates to MPAEVKEEQIPGGPSSLSAITLETKESHVEPTDDDLNTPTSNSSVVTSTNGSSTAETEAPQHTEDPKVVELANDQADTPNTPDTPTPQLPPAPQLPPVPQHLPVTQVPMCPDNPSLQPSPLTNIQNSSESLTPLITTTATITTLPPPYNNTDRDPNTEIPERQNNIYTLPDPPFPGLGGAMYSGYGSLSRGGVHHSSPHTYWPSRNYQTQPGGHYTLPLPRDNYGQVGLTNQTEGEGPGDAQDVKADYPTSSYATLGGIHYLRPITTMELLMEPSRTRGGYEEALMSQVDGDPTSFFQAMSRAQMLQFPHKRCSMVSLDSIRKDPRWRDPNLREVITMLSHPMDPVKSNAAAYLQHLCYENDHMKQDVRQLKGVPVLVGLLDHPKAEVHRKACGALRNISYGKDHHNKVAIKNCDGIPALVRLLRKSSNMEVTELVTGTLWNLSSHEPLKMMIINHGLQTLTDEVIIPHSGWRRDPTEHSRPQETEWTTVFKNTSGCLRNVSSDGAEARQRLRECEGLVDALLHALQSAVAHKETDNKSVENCVCILRNLSYHVHKEVPGAERFQEPVANQVPGLGGNQKKKKEADCFGGKKPKEEWFSQSWRNGPSDKKYGTLDLPKRTEPMKGLELLYQPEVVRLYLSLLTCSQNHNTLEAAAGALQNLAAGHWAWSSYIRATVRKEKGLPVLVELLRSDGDKVVRAVAIALRNLAIDRRNKDLIGNYAMRDLVSNLPCGQQRPAKNLEGDTVVAILNTIHEIISDSPENARGLIQGHAIQKLVAINKTSQSERETKAASHVLQTVWAYKDLRNSLYKGGWNKSHFKPTTSGMPKKPKSGKSGYDDITLPLMEKNQDGYSTVEQGDRVGDGPGYMMERESLQSIPERKHFIRAGRPAVGLVERKPPPLDSWV, encoded by the exons ATGCCTGCAGAGGTGAAAGAG GAGCAGATCCCAGGGGGGCCCTCGTCTCTGTCGGCTATAACCCTGGAGACCAAGGAATCACATGTGGAGCCTACAGACGATGACCTGAACACACCCACCTCCAACTCCTCTGTTGTCACCTCCACCAATGGCAGCTCCACTGCAGAGACAGAGGCACCACAACACACAGAG GACCCCAAGGTTGTGGAACTGGCGAATGACCAGGCAGACACTCCGAACACCCCAGACACACCCACCCCCCAGCTTCCCCCAGCCCCACAGCTTCCCCCAGTCCCACAGCATCTCCCAGTTACCCAGGTTCCCATGTGTCCAGACAACCCATCTCTGCAGCCCAGCCCCCTGACCAACATCCAAAACTCCTCTGAGTCCCTCACCCCCCTTATCACAACCACTGCTACCATCaccactctcccccctccctacAACAACACCGACCGTGATCCCAACACAGAGATCCCTGAGAGGCAGAACAACATCTACACCCTCCCTGACCCTCCATTTCCTGGCCTTGGAGGTGCTATGTATTCTGGGTATGGCAGCCTGTCTCGAGGAGGTGTCCACCACAGCTCCCCCCACACCTACTGGCCCTCCAGGAACTACCAGACCCAGCCCGGAGGCCACTACACCCTGCCCCTACCCAGGGACAACTACGGCCAGGTGGGCCTGACTAACCAGACCGAGGGGGAAGGACCAGGGGACGCCCAGGATGTAAAGGCTGACTACCCCACCTCCAGCTACGCCACCCTGGGGGGAATCCACTATCTCAGACCCATCACTACCATGGAGCTCCTGATGGAGCCTTCCAGAACCAG AGGGGGATACGAGGAGGCCCTCATGTCCCAGGTGGACGGGGACCCCACCTCCTTCTTCCAGGCCATGTCCAGGGCTCAGATGCTACAGTTCCCCCACAAGCGCTGCAGCATGGTCAGCCTGGACAGCATCCGTAAGGACCCCCGCTGGAGGGACCCCAACCTGAGGGAGGTCATCACCATGCTCAGCCACCCCATGGACCCGGTCAAGTCCAACGCCGCCGCTTACTTGCAGCACCTGTGCTACGAGAACGACCACATGAAGCAAGACGTCAGGCAGCTGAAGGGGGTTCCAGTACTGGTGGGCCTCCTGGACCACCCTAAAGCCGAGGTCCACCGCAAGGCCTGTGGAGCCCTGAGGAACATCTCCTATGGGAAAGACCACCACAACAAGGTGGCCATCAAGAACTGTGACGGCATCCCGGCCCTGGTCAGACTGCTGAGAAAGTCCAGTAACATGGAGGTCACAGAGCTGGTCACAG GGACCCTGTGGAACCTCTCCTCCCATGAGCCTCTGAAGATGATGATCATCAACCACGGGCTCCAGACACTGACTGATGAGGTCATCATCCCCCACTCTGGCTGGAGGAGAGACCCTACTGAGCACTCCAGACCCCAGGAGACAGAGTGGACCACCGTGTTCAAGAACACCTCAGGATGTCTCAG GAATGTGAGCTCAGATGGGGCAGAGGCTCGGCAGAGACTGAGGGAGTGTGAGGGGCTGGTGGACGCACTCCTCCATGCCCTTCAGTCAGCTGTCGCACACAAGGAGACCGACAATAAG TCGGTAGAGAACTGTGTCTGCATCCTGAGAAACCTCTCCTACCACGTCCACAAAGAGGTGCCGGGGGCGGAGAGATTTCAGGAACCCGTGGCCAATCAGGTGCCAGGGTTAGGAGGGAACCAGAAGAAAAAGAAGGAGGCAGACTGTTTTGGAGGGAAGAAGCCAAAGG AGGAGTGGTTCAGTCAAA GCTGGAGAAATGGACCAAGTGATAAAAAATATGGTACTCTGGATTTACCCAAACGCACAGAACCAATGAAAG gTCTGGAGCTGCTTTACCAGCCAGAGGTTGTGAGGCTgtacctgtctctcctcacttgCAGTCAGAACCACAACACCCTGGAGGCAGCAGCGGGAGCGCTCCAGAACCTCGCTGCAGGACACTGGGCG TGGTCCAGTTACATCCGGGCCACAGTGAGGAAGGAGAAAGGTCTGCCTGTCCTGGTGGAGCTACTGCGTTCAGATGGTGATAAAGTGGTCCGGGCTGTAGCTATTGCTCTCCGCAACCTGGCCATAGATCGGCGTAACAAAGACCTCATAG GGAATTATGCCATGAGGGACCTGGTCAGTAACCTGCCCTGTGGTCAGCAGAGGCCAGCCAAGAACCTGGAAGGGGACACAGTGGTGGCCATTCTGAACACTATCCATGAGATCATCTCAGACAGCCCTGAGAACGCCCGAGGTCTCATACAGGGCCACGCCATCCAGAAACTGGTAGCCATCAACAAGACAAG CCAATCTGAGCGAGAGACCAAAGCAGCATCTCATGTCCTGCAGACAGTGTGGGCTTACAAGGACCTAAGAAACAGTCTCTACAAGGGAGGCTGGAACAAGAGCCACTTTAAG CCAACAACTAGTGGAATGCCCAAAAAACCCAAGAGCGGAAAGTCAGGCTATGATGACATCACACTGCCTCTGATGGAGAAAAATCAAG ATGGATACTCTACTGTGGAGCAGGGGGACAGAGTGGGTGATGGGCCAGGCTACATGATGGAGAGAGAGTCTCTCCAG AGTATCCCAGAGAGGAAGCACTTCATCCGGGCTGGAAGGCCTGCAGTGGGCCTGGTGGAGCGCAAACCTCCACCCCTCGACTCCTGGGTCTGA
- the LOC139543832 gene encoding palmitoyltransferase ZDHHC8B-like: protein MPNSGRERIKGSAFIPVSTAAVLLVGSTTLFFVFTCPWLAVTVSIYVPPCSGILFFFVLANFTMATFMDAGVLPMANEDEDKDDDFRAPLYKNVDVKGVQVRLKWCASCHFYRPPRCSHCSVCDHCVEDFDHHCPWVNNCIGRRNYRYFFLFLLSLTLHMVGVLSGGLLYILHHLEDLWKLHCTVTLVVMSVSGLFFIPVLGLTGFHLYLVSRGRTTNEQVTGKFQGGVNPFTQGCCGNLEYLICSPISPKYTARPIKKSTVRVIPPFLRPETDRQIPIIKVEDNGIQCHDNQNKRPSTDGMEEPDIRRLDTPPPLPPKPDPNVLRRHLATLEESGLHPKPVTPSPGQTLQQLRPLPQSTSKAPPPSPVHQVAVAPEQQGGSSRRHDLSSELILGRLDQQLAFPSGPMSAPLQLNSLTLNSRSLTLKHAYRHHNKLPVLYPEGLISHQVSPGLFPPHNPLSNRNSLSYDSLVNSSDAHYLAQRGGPPLHYHPHFMTLGHEGSVLQRPPPHTYSPVFMGVTRQSPQPRDTSPRDPSLRDLTPQALTSRDLSPQALMHRDLSQQALIHREASPVRYDNLSKTIMVSIQERREMEERDRMLRMQARSQALYGCPDMALYDIPSRRSLPADSMRLPGSRGPTPPAYGSREFLMSTGILGYGGTRSPLSSASSSSLTRAPRTSSSPLQSSSSLQSKGRSPSPAYLPPNRQAQPSSSSSSTLPSTLSSASPPDAPP from the exons GTGCCCGTGGCTGGCAGTGACCGTGTCAATCTACGTGCCACCATGCAGTGGCATCCTCTTCTTCTTTGTCTTGGCCAACTTCACCATGGCAACCTTTATGGATGCGGGTGTTCTCCCTATGG CTAATGAGGACGAGGACAAGGACGATGACTTCCGCGCCCCGCTCTACAAGAACGTGGACGTGAAGGGTGTCCAGGTCCGGCTGAAGTGGTGTGCCTCCTGCCACTTCTACAGACCTCCACGATGCTCCCACTGCAGTGTCTGTGACCACTGTgtagag GACTTTGACCACCACTGTCCCTGGGTGAACAACTGTATCGGGAGGCGGAACTACCGCTACTTCTTCCTGTTTCTCCTGTCACTCACGCTGCACATGGTGGGCGTGCTCTCCGGTGGCCTGCTCTACATCCTACACCATCTGGAAGACCTATGGAAGCTGCACTGTACTGTCAC CCTGGTGGTGATGAGTGTATCAGGTCTGTTCTTCATTCCTGTCCTGGGCCTCACAGGGTTCCACctctacctggtgtctaggggCCGAACCACCAATGAACAG GTTACTGGGAAGTTTCAAGGAGGGGTCAACCCTTTCACACAAGGTTGCTGTGGCAACTTGGAGTATCTCATATGCAGTCCCATTTCTCCAAA GTATACAGCGAGGCCCATTAAGAAATCAACAGTTCGCGTCATTCCTCCATTCCTGAGaccagagactgacagacagataccAATTATTAAGGTTGAGGATAACGGCATCCAGTGTCATGATAACCAAAATAAA cgCCCGTCCACTGACGGTATGGAAGAGCCAGACATCCGACGTCTGGACACCCCACCACCTCTGCCCCCCAAACCAGACCCCAACGTGCTGAGGAGACACCTAGCAACACTTGAAG AGAGTGGTCTGCATCCCAAACCAGTGACCCCTTCCCCTGGGCAGACCCTGCAGCAGCTCAGGCCATTACCGCAGTCCACATCTAAGGCACCACCCCCCTCACCTGTCCATCAG GTGGCTGTGGCACCAGAGCAGCAAGGGGGCAGCAGTAGACGTCATGACCTGTCATCAGAACTCATCCTGGGCAGATTGGACCAGCAGCTAGCCTTCCCATCCGGTCCCATGTCCGCTCCACTCCAGCTCAACTCTCTCACCCTCAACTCCCGCTCCCTCACCCTCAAACACGCCTATCGCCACCACAACAAGCTGCCGGTCTTGTACCCAGAGGGTCTGATCTCCCATCAGGTGTCTCCGGGCTTGTTCCCCCCTCACAACCCCCTGTCCAACCGCAACAGCCTCTCCTATGACAGCCTGGTGAACTCAAGTGACGCCCACTACCTGGCCCAGCGAGGAGGACCCCCACTTCATTACCACCCACACTTCATGACCCTAGGACATGAAGGCAGTGTGCTGCAGCGGCCCCCTCCACACACCTACAGCCCCGTGTTCATGGGGGTCACCAGGCAATCTCCCCAGCCCAGGGACACCTCACCCAGGGATCCCTCTCTACGGGACCTCACCCCTCAGGCCCTCACCTCCCGGGACCTCTCCCCTCAGGCCCTAATGCACAGGGACCTCTCCCAGCAAGCCTTGATCCACCGGGAGGCCTCTCCGGTCCGCTATGACAACCTCTCCAAGACCATCATGGTCTCCATTCAGGAGCGgcgggagatggaggagagggacaggatgCTACGGATGCAGGCCAGGTCCCAGGCCCTGTACGGCTGCCCAGACATGGCGTTGTACGACATCCCCAGCAGACGCAGCCTCCCTGCGGACAGCATGCGCCTCCCAGGGTCACGCGGCCCCACCCCGCCCGCATACGGCTCCAGGGAGTTCCTGATGAGCACTGGTATTTTGGGGTACGGGGGTACGAGGTCGCCCCTCTCCAGCGCCTCGTCGTCCTCTCTGACCCGAGCCCCCAGGACTTCCAGCTCCCCcctgcagagcagcagcagcctgCAGAGTAAGGGTCGTTCCCCCTCCCCAGCCTACCTCCCCCCGAACAGGCAGGCCcagccctcatcctcctcctcctccacactgcCCAGCACCCTTTCCTCTGCCTCTCCCCCAGATGCCCCCCCATAA